A single window of Gadus morhua chromosome 22, gadMor3.0, whole genome shotgun sequence DNA harbors:
- the pygo2 gene encoding pygopus homolog 2 isoform X2: protein MKSPEKKKRKSNTQAAGFSHLSEFAPPPTPMVDHLVASNPFDDDFGPPSRPVGAGGPGGSPFLPGQGAPGGGGYGGGGRMAGGMGFMGGPGGPGGGQPGRRPPFGPPSNAGPHHQLSFGGMPGFGGGGGGGPGGGGFPPGGPSQFNMPPNFSPPMHPGPGFNPMLSPGGMGGPGGGGPPHPRFGMPQQQQHGPGGHPFNSPPLPGGGGPRGPPHGPMNPMGGMPPGMNMMGGMGGGPGGNMGGGLPGMPPQGQFPPSQDGPYPGPSPPGPGNEEGKNFGGGPQPGPQQQPPNLNPGGPPPNNTTAGPLPNSGPPQPGGGFPGHPDAPQPNPNTPGQPPSASSQPNPNSSPTGPLNGSGQPQHPPPNQLQSSNPTNSNNSQQQQPQSTPPNSGPGSSPYMQQNNTPGSGGQMANAPPNSAQNSMTNNGGNTPGSNPNPPSNSTSTPNTQSPLPSGPAPPSTGPGSGPGKLGGPGMVFPCGFCLAEVHDDQDAILCEASCQRWFHRDCTGLTEPAYGLLTRESNAVWACDFCLKTKEIQAVYVRQGLGQLVAANEG from the exons ATGAAGAGCCCGGAGAAAAAGAAGCGGAAATCGAACACTCAG GCGGCTGGGTTTTCCCATCTCTCCGAGTTCGCCCCGCCTCCCACCCCCATGGTGGATCACCTGGTGGCCTCCAACCCGTTTGACGATGATTTTGGTCCCCCATCTCGACCCGTCGGAGCAGGTGGCCCAGGCGGTTCTCCGTTTCTTCCCGGCCAGGGGGCGCCTGGAGGCGGTGGGTACGGGGGCGGCGGCAggatggctggtggaatgggcTTCATGGGGGGGCCGGGTGGACCAGGTGGCGGGCAGCCCGGACGGCGGCCGCCTTTCGGCCCTCCATCTAATGCCGGACCTCATCACCAACTGAGCTTCGGCGGGATGCCTGGCtttggaggaggcggggggggcggtCCCGGAGGTGGTGGATTTCCACCAGGTGGCCCGTCCCAATTCAATATGCCCCCCAACTTTAGTCCACCCATGCACCCAGGGCCAGGTTTCAACCCCATGCTGTCTCCAGGAGGAATGGGGGGGCCAGGCGGAGGGGGCCCCCCGCACCCTCGGTTTGGcatgccccagcagcagcagcatgggcCAGGCGGCCACCCGTTCAACAGTCCGCCGTTACCTGGTGGGGGAGGGCCAAGGGGACCCCCGCATGGCCCCATGAACCCCATGGGGGGAATGCCTCCTGGAATGAACATGATGGGGGGCATGGGTGGTGGCCCTGGTGGAAACATGGGGGGAGGGCTGCCAGGTATGCCCCCACAAGGACAGTTCCCTCCCTCACAAGACGGCCCATACCCGGGTCCAAGCCCCCCAGGACCAGGGAACGAGGAGGGCAAGAACTTTGGAGGAGGTCCTCAACCTGGCCCGCAGCAGCAACCGCCTAACTTAAACCCGGGCGGCCCCCCTCCTAACAACACTACAGCCGGGCCTCTCCCGAACTCTGGTCCTCCGCAGCCCGGGGGAGGCTTCCCTGGCCATCCGGATGCCCCACAACCCAACCCCAACACGCCCGGCCAGCCTCCCTCTGCTTCCTCCCAGCCTAATCCCAACTCGTCACCCACCGGCCCTCTGAATGGCTCAGGCCAGCCCCAGCATCCGCCACCCAATCAGCTGCAGTCCAGTAATCCCACTAACTCAAACaactcccagcagcagcaaccacAATCCACTCCTCCTAACTCCGGCCCAGGATCCAGCCCTTACATGCAACAGAACAACACTCCAGGTTCTGGGGGCCAGATGGCCAACGCGCCCCCCAACTCAGCCCAAAACAGCATGACCAACAATGGAGGCAACACCCCCGGCAGCAACCCCAACCCCCCGTCCAACTCCACCTCGACCCCCAACACCCAGTCTCCCCTGCCCTCTGGCCCGGCGCCCCCTTCCACCGGTCCAGGCTCTGGCCCCGGCAAACTGGGGGGCCCCGGCATGGTGTTTCCGTGCGGCTTCTGCCTAGCGGAGGTGCACGACGACCAGGATGCCATCTTGTGCGAGGCGTCGTGCCAGCGCTGGTTTCACCGGGACTGCACGGGCCTGACAGAACCCGCCTATGGGCTGTTGACCCGGGAGAGTAATGCCGTTTGGGCCTGTGACTTCTGCCTCAAGACCAAGGAGATTCAGGCCGTGTACGTCCGCCAGGGCCTGGGCCAGCTAGTGGCGGCCAACGAGGGCTAA
- the pygo2 gene encoding pygopus homolog 2 isoform X1, protein MATESGRLLAGQGQGKRGKASQMKSPEKKKRKSNTQAAGFSHLSEFAPPPTPMVDHLVASNPFDDDFGPPSRPVGAGGPGGSPFLPGQGAPGGGGYGGGGRMAGGMGFMGGPGGPGGGQPGRRPPFGPPSNAGPHHQLSFGGMPGFGGGGGGGPGGGGFPPGGPSQFNMPPNFSPPMHPGPGFNPMLSPGGMGGPGGGGPPHPRFGMPQQQQHGPGGHPFNSPPLPGGGGPRGPPHGPMNPMGGMPPGMNMMGGMGGGPGGNMGGGLPGMPPQGQFPPSQDGPYPGPSPPGPGNEEGKNFGGGPQPGPQQQPPNLNPGGPPPNNTTAGPLPNSGPPQPGGGFPGHPDAPQPNPNTPGQPPSASSQPNPNSSPTGPLNGSGQPQHPPPNQLQSSNPTNSNNSQQQQPQSTPPNSGPGSSPYMQQNNTPGSGGQMANAPPNSAQNSMTNNGGNTPGSNPNPPSNSTSTPNTQSPLPSGPAPPSTGPGSGPGKLGGPGMVFPCGFCLAEVHDDQDAILCEASCQRWFHRDCTGLTEPAYGLLTRESNAVWACDFCLKTKEIQAVYVRQGLGQLVAANEG, encoded by the exons ATGGCTACCGAATCGGGGAGACTACTGGCGGGACAAGGTCAAGGAAAACGAGGCAAAG CCTCACAGATGAAGAGCCCGGAGAAAAAGAAGCGGAAATCGAACACTCAG GCGGCTGGGTTTTCCCATCTCTCCGAGTTCGCCCCGCCTCCCACCCCCATGGTGGATCACCTGGTGGCCTCCAACCCGTTTGACGATGATTTTGGTCCCCCATCTCGACCCGTCGGAGCAGGTGGCCCAGGCGGTTCTCCGTTTCTTCCCGGCCAGGGGGCGCCTGGAGGCGGTGGGTACGGGGGCGGCGGCAggatggctggtggaatgggcTTCATGGGGGGGCCGGGTGGACCAGGTGGCGGGCAGCCCGGACGGCGGCCGCCTTTCGGCCCTCCATCTAATGCCGGACCTCATCACCAACTGAGCTTCGGCGGGATGCCTGGCtttggaggaggcggggggggcggtCCCGGAGGTGGTGGATTTCCACCAGGTGGCCCGTCCCAATTCAATATGCCCCCCAACTTTAGTCCACCCATGCACCCAGGGCCAGGTTTCAACCCCATGCTGTCTCCAGGAGGAATGGGGGGGCCAGGCGGAGGGGGCCCCCCGCACCCTCGGTTTGGcatgccccagcagcagcagcatgggcCAGGCGGCCACCCGTTCAACAGTCCGCCGTTACCTGGTGGGGGAGGGCCAAGGGGACCCCCGCATGGCCCCATGAACCCCATGGGGGGAATGCCTCCTGGAATGAACATGATGGGGGGCATGGGTGGTGGCCCTGGTGGAAACATGGGGGGAGGGCTGCCAGGTATGCCCCCACAAGGACAGTTCCCTCCCTCACAAGACGGCCCATACCCGGGTCCAAGCCCCCCAGGACCAGGGAACGAGGAGGGCAAGAACTTTGGAGGAGGTCCTCAACCTGGCCCGCAGCAGCAACCGCCTAACTTAAACCCGGGCGGCCCCCCTCCTAACAACACTACAGCCGGGCCTCTCCCGAACTCTGGTCCTCCGCAGCCCGGGGGAGGCTTCCCTGGCCATCCGGATGCCCCACAACCCAACCCCAACACGCCCGGCCAGCCTCCCTCTGCTTCCTCCCAGCCTAATCCCAACTCGTCACCCACCGGCCCTCTGAATGGCTCAGGCCAGCCCCAGCATCCGCCACCCAATCAGCTGCAGTCCAGTAATCCCACTAACTCAAACaactcccagcagcagcaaccacAATCCACTCCTCCTAACTCCGGCCCAGGATCCAGCCCTTACATGCAACAGAACAACACTCCAGGTTCTGGGGGCCAGATGGCCAACGCGCCCCCCAACTCAGCCCAAAACAGCATGACCAACAATGGAGGCAACACCCCCGGCAGCAACCCCAACCCCCCGTCCAACTCCACCTCGACCCCCAACACCCAGTCTCCCCTGCCCTCTGGCCCGGCGCCCCCTTCCACCGGTCCAGGCTCTGGCCCCGGCAAACTGGGGGGCCCCGGCATGGTGTTTCCGTGCGGCTTCTGCCTAGCGGAGGTGCACGACGACCAGGATGCCATCTTGTGCGAGGCGTCGTGCCAGCGCTGGTTTCACCGGGACTGCACGGGCCTGACAGAACCCGCCTATGGGCTGTTGACCCGGGAGAGTAATGCCGTTTGGGCCTGTGACTTCTGCCTCAAGACCAAGGAGATTCAGGCCGTGTACGTCCGCCAGGGCCTGGGCCAGCTAGTGGCGGCCAACGAGGGCTAA
- the LOC115536079 gene encoding SH2 domain-containing adapter protein E, producing MAKWFKEFPSNLKNGADRTRSESRGKLGMVESIGTKAVSSKGQSKNSSVDSGGGGVGSLLSGRNRKNSAPDQGKTEKNSSPKEAKVWDSLLPGKSRKNSKTECVAEEQQQRTSKSCSSANAYINRLIRVDKQDKTPNFNSAAITPPVVDQTQREKPQSPNKTETVVILEDYADPFDAQKKREAERAGENDGYMEPYDAQQMITEIRRRGSKDLLKVCVLSDLEEAPVEEVPPASPQQIYDVPYEGGSGDGGGGVGEGFSGEGQKSPVTWLEPDPRPPAEYELPWEWKKEQIVKTLSAQFDSAGRPLLAREEPRQHTLTRHPQHPPAPLPLQHHAKQKSWTQKILRSTPTLSTPSPTPASCSPDTESCAVVPGLPLEKQSWYHGCVSRQEAEFELQPCKEASFLVRNSESGTSKYSIALKTSQGCVHIIVAQTKESGYTLDQSRCVFPSIPEVVHHYSTRQLPFNDAEHMSLLHPVPRAH from the exons ATGGCAAAGTGGTTCAAGGAATTTCCCAGCAATCTGAAGAACGGTGCCGACAGGACCCGTTCGGAATCCAGAGGCAAACTGGGGATGGTGGAAAGCATCGGTACCAAGGCGGTGAGCTCCAAAGGTCAGAGCAAGAACTCATCTGTTGACAGCGGAGGTGGCGGAGTTGGCTCTCTCTTGTCCGGGAGGAATCGAAAGAATTCTGCCCCTGACCAGGGTAAAACCGAAAAAAATAGTTCCCCTAAGGAGGCAAAGGTTTGGGATAGTCTTCTACCTGGCAAAAGTCGGAAAAATTCCAAAACAGAGTGTGTCGCTGAAGAGCAACAGCAGCGAACATCAAAGAGCTGTAGTTCAGCAAACGCTTACATTAATCGTCTGATCAGAGTGGACAAACAAGACAAAACTCCGAACTTCAACAGCGCTGCCATTACCCCTCCAGTGGTAGACCAAACTCAGAGAGAGAAACCCCAATCACCCAACAAAACCGAAACG GTGGTGATCCTGGAGGACTATGCGGACCCCTTCGACGcccagaagaagagagaggcagagagagcgggggagaacGACGGCTACATGGAGCCCTACGACGCACAGCAGATGATCACTG AGATCCGACGACGTGGCTCCAAGGACCTGCTCAAGGTGTGTGTCCTGTCCGACCTGGAGGAGGCCCCTGTTGAGGAGGTGCCCCCCGCCTCCCCGCAGCAGATCTACGACGTGCCCTACGAGGGCGGGAGCGGTGACGGAGGTGGCGGTGTCGGCGAGGGCTTCAGTGGAGAAGGTCAGAAGAGTCCGGTGACATGGCTGGAGCCGGACCCCAGGCCTCCCGCCGAGTACGAGTTGCCATGGGAATGGAAAAAAGAACAAATTGTCAAAACTCTGTCAG CACAGTTTGATAGCGCGgggcgccctctgctggccagagAGGAACCCAGACAGCACACGCTCACCAGGCACCCCCAGCACCCGCCGGCCCCCCTGCCCCTACAGCATCACGCTAAGCAGAAGAGCTGGACTCAGAAGATTCTGCGCTCCACACCCACCCtgtccaccccctcccctacaCCCGCTAGCTGTAGCCCCGACACAGAGAGCTGCGCGGTGGTCCCAGGGCTGCCCCTGGAGAAGCAGAG CTGGTACCATGGCTGTGTCAGCCGCCAGGAGGCAGAGTTTGAGCTACAGCCCTGCAAAGAGGCCAGCTTCTTGGTCAGGAATAGCGAATCAGGAACTAGCAAGTACTCTATCGCCCTCAA GACCAGCCAGGGGTGCGTTCACATCATCGTTGCCCAGACCAAGGAGAGCGGCTACACCCTGGACCAGAGCCGCTGCGTGTTCCCCAGCATCCCGGAGGTGGTTCACCACTACTCCACCCGCCAGCTGCCCTTCAATGACGCCGAGCACATGAGCCTACTTCACCCCGTGCCCCGCGCACACTGA